The following proteins are encoded in a genomic region of Trypanosoma brucei gambiense DAL972 chromosome 8, complete sequence:
- a CDS encoding spliceosomal U5 snRNP-specific protein, putative — translation MTELTRLHSAWDVDRHIVLEGEKLVLIRFSHYGEATEQEEDMAHTLSTRQIDEVLVALAPRVRKYCTIYVVSTLEVPEFNVMYELGHSREPFAVMFFYRNAHIRVDVGTGNNNKINFVVSEDELLSIADAAYRAGRSGKTIAYSEKKFTTAAVRR, via the coding sequence AGTTGACACGCCTACACTCCGCCTGGGATGTTGACCGGCATATTGTGCTTGAAGGCGAGAAACTTGTACTTATCCGCTTCAGTCATTACGGTGAAGCGACGGAGCAGGAAGAAGACATGGCACACACACTTTCCACACGCCAAATAGATGAAGTACTTGTCGCACTCGCACCAAGGGTACGGAAGTATTGCACAATTTATGTTGTGTCTACGCTGGAGGTGCCTGAGTTCAACGTCATGTATGAATTGGGTCACAGCAGAGAGCCCTTCGCCGTGATGTTCTTTTACCGAAACGCACATATCCGTGTGGATGTGGGGACGgggaacaataataaaattaatTTTGTTGTATCGGAAGATGAACTGTTATCCATCGCTGACGCAGCGTACCGTGCGGGGAGAAGTGGAAAGACGATAGCATACTCGGAAAAGAAATTCACAACAGCTGCTGTACGCCGTTAG